In Magnetospirillum sp. XM-1, a single window of DNA contains:
- a CDS encoding cupin domain-containing protein, producing the protein MRVLFVTFLALLLGAGHAAIAQNAYPSVELLSTATTVMGEPIRYPDSGPAKVTSTIVTLGPHSEAALHLHPAPMYAYILEGEVVVDYGPHGKRTFTQGQALVETMAVPHKGINLTDRPVRILCVFMGAEGTANVSLVK; encoded by the coding sequence ATGCGCGTCCTGTTCGTCACATTCCTGGCCCTGCTGCTGGGGGCCGGTCACGCGGCGATCGCCCAGAACGCCTACCCGTCCGTGGAATTGCTGTCCACCGCCACCACGGTGATGGGCGAGCCCATCCGCTATCCCGACAGCGGCCCGGCCAAGGTGACCTCGACCATCGTCACCCTGGGGCCGCATTCCGAGGCGGCGCTGCACCTCCATCCCGCCCCCATGTACGCCTATATCCTGGAGGGCGAGGTGGTGGTGGATTACGGCCCCCACGGCAAGCGCACCTTCACCCAGGGCCAAGCCCTGGTGGAGACCATGGCCGTGCCCCACAAGGGGATCAACCTCACCGACCGGCCGGTACGCATCCTCTGCGTCTTCATGGGTGCCGAGGGGACGGCCAATGTCAGCCTGGTGAAGTAG
- the ahcY gene encoding adenosylhomocysteinase, with protein MTAFTDYKVADISLADWGRKELDIAESEMPGLMATREEFGPSQPLKGARIAGSLHMTIQTGVLIETLKALGADIRWASCNIFSTQDHAAAAIASAGIPVFAVKGETLEEYWDYTHRIFEWADGGCPNMILDDGGDATLLIHLGMRAEKDISVLNNPTCEEEEVLFASIKKKLATDKTFYTRNGTAIKGVTEETTTGVHRLYEMEKKGTLLWPAINVNDSVTKSKFDNKYGCRESLVDGIRRATDVMLAGKVAVVAGFGDVGKGSAESLASQGCRVIVTEIDPICALQACMEGYEVATMEEAAPRGDIFVTTTGNVDVITVDHMRAMKDRAIVCNIGHFDSEIQVAGLKNFKWNNIKPQVDEIQFPGGNRILLLAEGRLVNLGCATGHPSFVMSASFTNQVMAQIEIFTNPGKYEKKVYVLPKTLDEKVAKLHLAKLGATLTKLNAKQSDYIGVAVEGPFKPETYRY; from the coding sequence ATGACCGCCTTCACCGATTACAAGGTTGCCGACATTTCCCTGGCCGATTGGGGCCGCAAGGAGCTGGACATCGCCGAGAGCGAGATGCCCGGCCTGATGGCCACCCGCGAGGAATTCGGACCCTCGCAGCCGCTGAAGGGCGCGCGCATCGCCGGCAGCTTGCACATGACCATCCAGACCGGCGTGCTGATCGAGACGCTGAAGGCGCTGGGCGCCGACATCCGCTGGGCGTCGTGCAACATCTTCTCGACCCAGGACCACGCCGCCGCCGCCATCGCTAGCGCCGGCATCCCGGTGTTCGCCGTCAAGGGCGAGACCCTGGAAGAGTACTGGGACTACACCCACCGCATCTTCGAGTGGGCCGACGGCGGTTGCCCGAACATGATCCTGGACGACGGCGGCGACGCCACCTTGCTGATCCATCTGGGCATGCGCGCCGAGAAGGACATCTCGGTGCTGAACAACCCGACCTGCGAGGAAGAGGAAGTCCTGTTCGCCTCCATCAAGAAGAAGCTGGCGACCGACAAGACCTTCTACACCCGCAACGGCACCGCCATTAAGGGCGTGACCGAGGAGACCACCACCGGCGTCCACCGTCTCTACGAGATGGAGAAGAAGGGCACCCTGCTGTGGCCGGCCATCAACGTCAACGATTCGGTGACCAAGTCCAAGTTCGACAACAAGTACGGCTGCCGTGAATCGCTGGTCGACGGCATCCGCCGCGCCACCGACGTCATGCTGGCCGGCAAGGTCGCCGTGGTCGCCGGCTTCGGCGACGTGGGCAAGGGCTCGGCCGAGAGCTTGGCGTCCCAGGGCTGCCGCGTCATTGTCACCGAGATCGACCCCATCTGCGCCCTGCAGGCCTGCATGGAGGGCTACGAGGTCGCCACCATGGAAGAGGCGGCTCCGCGCGGCGACATCTTCGTCACCACCACCGGCAACGTGGACGTGATCACCGTCGATCACATGCGGGCCATGAAGGACCGCGCCATCGTCTGCAACATCGGCCACTTCGATTCCGAGATTCAGGTCGCCGGCCTGAAGAACTTCAAGTGGAACAACATCAAGCCGCAGGTGGACGAGATCCAGTTCCCGGGCGGCAACCGCATCCTGCTGCTGGCCGAGGGCCGTCTGGTCAACCTGGGCTGCGCCACCGGCCACCCCTCGTTCGTGATGAGCGCCTCGTTCACCAACCAGGTGATGGCCCAGATCGAGATCTTCACCAATCCCGGCAAGTACGAGAAGAAGGTCTACGTCCTGCCCAAGACCCTGGACGAGAAGGTGGCCAAGCTGCACCTCGCCAAGCTGGGCGCCACGCTGACCAAGCTGAACGCCAAGCAGTCCGATTATATCGGCGTCGCGGTCGAAGGCCCCTTCAAGCCGGAAACCTATCGGTATTAA
- a CDS encoding microcin C ABC transporter permease YejB — MIAYTLRRLLLIPLTLFGIMLINFTVVQFAPGGPVELMISKLQGNAVDAAARVSGSGSGETAPVKAAPAQGNQGAYRGAQGLPPDFIKEIERQFGFDKPAHERFWLMMGQYARFDFGKSFYRDTSVVGLVIEKMPTSISLGLWSTLIIYLVSIPLGIAKATRDGSRMDVASSWAVIIGYAVPGFLFAIALIVLFAGGKYFSWFPLRGLTSPGLEGAPFLARALDYFWHLALPVTALVVGGFAGLTMLTKNSFLEEINKQYVVTARAKGLGERQVLYGHIFRNAMLLIVAGFPRALVGILFTGSVLVEIIFSLDGIGLLGFEAVSNRDYPVMFGTLYAFSLLGLVLNLVSDLTYHWVDPRIDFEGRGG; from the coding sequence ATGATCGCCTACACGCTGCGCCGTCTGCTGCTGATCCCGCTCACCCTGTTCGGCATCATGCTGATCAACTTCACCGTGGTGCAGTTCGCCCCCGGCGGGCCGGTGGAGCTGATGATCTCCAAACTGCAGGGCAATGCGGTGGACGCCGCCGCCCGCGTCTCAGGCTCCGGTTCGGGCGAGACCGCCCCGGTCAAGGCCGCCCCCGCCCAGGGCAACCAGGGGGCCTATCGCGGAGCCCAGGGCCTGCCGCCCGACTTCATCAAGGAGATCGAGCGCCAGTTCGGCTTCGATAAGCCGGCGCACGAGCGCTTCTGGCTGATGATGGGCCAGTACGCCCGCTTCGATTTCGGCAAGAGCTTCTATCGCGACACCTCGGTGGTTGGTCTGGTGATCGAGAAGATGCCCACCTCCATCTCGCTGGGCCTGTGGAGCACGCTGATCATCTATCTGGTCTCCATTCCCTTAGGCATCGCCAAGGCGACGCGCGACGGCTCGCGCATGGACGTGGCGTCGTCCTGGGCGGTGATCATCGGCTATGCCGTGCCGGGCTTCCTGTTCGCCATCGCCCTGATCGTTCTGTTCGCCGGGGGAAAGTATTTTTCCTGGTTCCCGCTGCGCGGCCTCACCTCGCCCGGCCTCGAGGGCGCACCCTTCCTGGCCCGCGCCCTGGACTACTTCTGGCATCTGGCGCTCCCCGTAACCGCGCTGGTAGTTGGGGGATTCGCCGGCCTCACCATGCTGACCAAGAACTCGTTTCTGGAAGAGATCAACAAGCAGTACGTGGTCACCGCCAGGGCCAAGGGCCTGGGCGAGCGACAGGTGCTTTACGGCCACATCTTCAGGAACGCCATGCTGCTGATCGTCGCCGGCTTTCCCCGCGCTTTGGTCGGCATCCTCTTCACCGGCTCGGTGCTGGTCGAGATCATCTTCTCGCTGGACGGCATCGGCCTGTTGGGCTTCGAGGCGGTGAGCAACCGCGACTATCCCGTGATGTTCGGCACGCTCTACGCCTTCTCGCTGCTGGGCCTGGTGCTCAATCTGGTCAGCGACCTCACCTATCACTGGGTCGATCCCCGCATCGATTTCGAGGGGAGGGGAGGATGA
- a CDS encoding HPr family phosphocarrier protein codes for MSDVTHTGGELVRTAAITNQRGLHARAAAKFVKLAATFDAQVTVGHRGTEVSGLSIMGLMMLAAAPGCSIELKVSGAQASEAMEALFDLVDRKFDED; via the coding sequence ATGTCGGACGTGACCCATACCGGCGGCGAACTGGTCCGCACCGCCGCCATCACCAACCAGCGCGGCCTGCACGCGCGCGCCGCCGCCAAGTTCGTCAAGCTGGCCGCCACCTTCGACGCCCAGGTCACCGTCGGCCATCGCGGCACCGAGGTGTCGGGGCTGTCGATCATGGGCCTGATGATGCTGGCCGCCGCGCCTGGCTGCTCCATCGAGCTGAAGGTGAGCGGAGCCCAGGCCTCCGAGGCCATGGAGGCCCTGTTCGACCTGGTCGACCGCAAGTTCGACGAAGACTGA
- a CDS encoding ABC transporter permease has translation MSLRLTPLDRRRLDAFCRNRRGFWSLWIFLALFLVTLGAELVANDRPIMVRYDGALYFPMVKDYPEVTFGGDFKTYADYRDAYIVAKIAEKGWALWPPVPYDYRAINYDPLVKHPSPPSPRNWLGTDDQGRDVLARLIYGLRLSICFGLALTLVSTVIGVAAGAVQGYFGGKVDLAFQRFLEIWGGLPELLILIIIASIIKPGFWTLLLVLVLFSWTNLVGVVRAEFLRARNFDYVRAARTLGMSDARIMVRHVLPNAMVATVTFMPFILNSSIVSLTALDFLGLGLPPGSASLGDLLRQGKENLQAPWLGLTGFVVVACLLSLLVFVGEAVRDAFDPRKTT, from the coding sequence ATGAGCCTGCGCCTGACGCCGCTGGACCGCCGCCGCCTCGACGCCTTTTGCCGCAACCGGCGGGGATTCTGGAGCCTGTGGATCTTCCTGGCCCTGTTCCTGGTGACGCTCGGCGCCGAACTGGTGGCCAACGACCGGCCGATCATGGTGCGCTATGACGGCGCGCTGTATTTCCCCATGGTCAAGGACTACCCCGAGGTGACCTTCGGCGGCGACTTCAAGACCTATGCCGATTACCGCGACGCCTACATCGTGGCCAAGATCGCCGAGAAGGGCTGGGCCCTGTGGCCGCCGGTTCCCTATGATTACCGCGCCATCAACTATGATCCGCTGGTCAAGCATCCCTCGCCGCCGTCGCCCAGGAACTGGCTGGGCACCGACGACCAGGGGCGCGACGTGCTGGCCCGGCTGATCTATGGGCTTCGCCTGTCCATCTGCTTCGGGCTGGCGCTGACCCTGGTGTCCACGGTGATCGGCGTGGCGGCGGGCGCGGTGCAGGGCTATTTCGGCGGCAAGGTGGATCTGGCCTTCCAGCGCTTCCTGGAGATCTGGGGCGGGCTGCCGGAACTGCTGATCCTGATCATCATCGCCTCGATCATCAAGCCGGGCTTCTGGACCCTGCTGCTGGTCCTGGTGCTGTTCTCGTGGACCAATCTGGTGGGGGTGGTCCGCGCCGAGTTCCTGCGCGCGCGCAACTTCGACTATGTGCGCGCCGCCAGGACGCTGGGCATGAGCGATGCCCGCATCATGGTCCGCCACGTCTTGCCCAACGCCATGGTGGCCACCGTGACCTTCATGCCGTTCATCCTGAATTCCTCCATCGTGTCGCTGACCGCGCTCGATTTCCTGGGCCTGGGCCTGCCGCCCGGCTCGGCCTCGCTGGGCGATTTGCTGCGCCAGGGCAAGGAGAACCTGCAGGCCCCCTGGCTGGGCCTGACCGGCTTCGTGGTGGTCGCTTGCCTGCTGTCGCTGCTGGTCTTCGTCGGCGAAGCGGTGCGCGACGCCTTTGATCCAAGGAAGACGACCTGA
- a CDS encoding ABC transporter ATP-binding protein — protein MSENAPLLVVDDLAVNFGANQAVKGVSFTLAKGETLALVGESGSGKSVTALSILQLLPYPRASHPKGSIRLDGTELVGAPEPALRKVRGGRIAMVFQEPMTSLNPLHSIERQVGEVLELHLGLKVDALRTRVVELLTLVGIPDAEKRLSALPHELSGGQRQRVMIAMALAGEPDILIADEPTTALDVTIQAQILALLKDLQARLGMALLFITHDLGIVRKMADRVSVMNGGEIVEAGPLPQVFDAPQHPYTQRLLAAEPKGKPHRAGDGEPVVMAARDLKVWFPLKAGIWRKTVGHVKAVDGISLELKRGHTIGVVGESGSGKTTLGLALLRLLDSDGDIAFAGTRIDSMSAGELRPLRRQMQMVFQDPYGSLSPRMSVGDIVGEGLEVHEPAMPKSERDRLIAAALDEVGLDPATRDRYPHEFSGGQRQRIAIARALVLKPKFIVLDEPTSALDVSVQAQIVDLLRDLQARHSLAYLFISHDLRVVRALADDLIVMKDGKVVEAGRAVDLFKAPQTAYTRALMAAAFDLEVA, from the coding sequence ATGAGTGAAAACGCCCCTCTCCTCGTCGTTGACGATCTGGCGGTCAATTTCGGCGCCAATCAGGCGGTCAAGGGCGTGTCCTTCACCCTTGCCAAGGGCGAGACTTTGGCCCTGGTGGGCGAAAGCGGCTCGGGCAAGTCGGTGACGGCGCTGTCCATCCTGCAATTGCTGCCCTATCCCCGCGCCTCGCACCCTAAGGGCTCCATCCGCCTGGACGGGACCGAGCTGGTGGGCGCGCCGGAGCCGGCATTGCGCAAGGTGCGCGGCGGCCGCATCGCCATGGTATTCCAGGAGCCCATGACCTCGCTCAACCCGTTGCACTCCATCGAACGGCAGGTGGGCGAGGTGCTGGAGCTGCATCTCGGCCTCAAGGTCGACGCCTTGCGGACCCGGGTGGTGGAACTGCTGACCCTGGTGGGCATTCCCGATGCGGAAAAGCGCCTGTCCGCCCTGCCCCACGAGTTGTCGGGCGGCCAGCGGCAAAGGGTGATGATCGCCATGGCGCTGGCCGGCGAGCCCGACATCCTCATCGCCGACGAGCCGACCACGGCGCTCGACGTCACCATCCAGGCCCAGATCCTGGCGCTGTTGAAGGATCTGCAGGCCCGGCTTGGCATGGCGCTGCTGTTCATCACCCACGATCTCGGCATCGTGCGTAAGATGGCCGACCGGGTCTCGGTCATGAACGGGGGCGAGATCGTCGAGGCCGGCCCCCTGCCCCAGGTGTTCGACGCCCCCCAACACCCCTACACCCAACGCCTGCTGGCCGCCGAGCCCAAGGGCAAGCCCCACCGGGCGGGCGACGGCGAGCCGGTGGTGATGGCGGCCCGCGACCTCAAGGTGTGGTTTCCCTTGAAGGCCGGAATCTGGCGCAAGACCGTCGGCCACGTCAAGGCGGTGGACGGCATCAGCCTGGAGTTGAAGCGCGGCCACACCATCGGCGTGGTGGGGGAATCGGGGTCGGGCAAGACCACGCTGGGCCTCGCTTTGCTGCGCCTGCTGGACTCGGACGGCGATATCGCCTTCGCCGGCACCCGGATCGATTCCATGAGCGCCGGCGAGTTGCGCCCGCTGCGCCGCCAGATGCAGATGGTGTTCCAGGACCCCTACGGCTCGCTGTCGCCCCGCATGTCGGTGGGCGACATCGTCGGCGAGGGTCTCGAGGTGCACGAGCCCGCCATGCCGAAATCCGAGCGCGACCGCCTGATCGCGGCCGCGCTCGATGAGGTGGGCCTCGACCCCGCCACCCGGGACCGCTACCCCCACGAATTCTCCGGCGGCCAGCGCCAGCGCATCGCCATCGCCCGCGCCCTGGTCCTGAAACCCAAATTCATCGTCCTGGACGAGCCCACCAGCGCGCTGGACGTCTCGGTCCAGGCCCAGATCGTCGACCTTTTGCGCGATCTCCAGGCCCGGCATTCCCTGGCCTATCTGTTCATCAGCCACGACCTGCGGGTGGTGCGCGCGCTCGCCGACGACCTGATCGTCATGAAGGACGGCAAGGTGGTGGAAGCCGGCCGGGCCGTGGACCTGTTCAAGGCACCCCAGACCGCCTATACCCGCGCCCTGATGGCGGCGGCCTTCGATCTGGAGGTGGCATGA
- a CDS encoding zeta toxin family protein produces the protein MPAERPWMWIIGGPNGAGKTTLAKAILGEALETAVFLNADEIAKELGGFPAPHVMAARMLIDAVDFSIAAKRSFAVETTLSSRRYLRIAQQIQAGGAFGNNFWRVGLLYVGLRNADMAVARVAHRVASGGHHIPEKDIRRRFVRSCGLLPHYMHGVDRCLVFDNSGAVPHLLLDHWGTPGPVEPARFPWDMEGESDD, from the coding sequence ATGCCGGCTGAACGCCCCTGGATGTGGATTATCGGCGGCCCCAATGGAGCCGGCAAGACCACCCTGGCCAAGGCGATTCTGGGCGAAGCGTTGGAAACGGCTGTTTTTCTCAACGCCGATGAGATTGCCAAGGAACTGGGAGGCTTCCCCGCGCCACACGTGATGGCGGCCAGGATGCTGATCGACGCCGTCGATTTCTCCATCGCCGCCAAGCGGTCGTTTGCCGTGGAAACGACCCTTTCAAGCCGCCGCTATCTCCGCATTGCCCAACAGATCCAGGCCGGAGGGGCATTCGGGAACAATTTCTGGCGGGTCGGGCTTCTCTACGTGGGACTGAGGAACGCCGACATGGCGGTTGCCCGAGTTGCTCACCGCGTCGCCTCGGGAGGCCACCATATCCCCGAGAAGGACATTCGACGGCGCTTTGTCCGATCGTGCGGATTGCTCCCGCATTATATGCATGGGGTTGATCGATGCCTGGTCTTCGACAACAGTGGCGCCGTTCCCCATCTATTGCTTGATCATTGGGGAACACCCGGCCCGGTGGAGCCGGCCCGCTTTCCTTGGGATATGGAGGGAGAGTCCGATGACTGA
- the ptsP gene encoding phosphoenolpyruvate--protein phosphotransferase, translated as MTTRRGGTADGRNRAGTRPSCASGGEIVRDGLGVSRGIAIGTLYLHDSGTIAVPERRITANRLDAECLRFTEAAANAGHQVEQLQDKAGRLGGAAGEELGYLLDAYRQMLHGSRLLRGVESRIRSERINAEAAVQQEINEIVRGFEAMEDPYLAARVADIKDIGRRLLRALTNTVYRPFTALPRNAVIVAEEMTPADTALLDPALVAGLAAAVGGSESHTAIMARSLGLPAVLGIADLLTGAKGGETVIVDGANGLVVINPLPETLAHYRRERAAFLKARRVLARLKDVPAVTRDGGRIGLQANMELPNEVASVLDSGAEGIGLLRSEFLFMNRDDVPSEDEQYRILKDVIERMGGRSVTVRTFDAGGDKLAPALGCTIGPNPSLGLRAIRLGLARQDLLEAQLAAILRASVHGPVRILIPMIATVGELRATREVMNRVVRRLRKAKVALPDPLPPLGAMIEIPGAALSADAIAWHADFFAIGTNDLVQYTLAIDRADEAVAHLYNPLHPAVLRLIQFTAQAAQRASIPVSVCGEMAGDPRYAPLLLGLGLRELSMTTSNLPVVKNRIRSMSLAAAEGLARTIMEQTDSGKIGQLLDEFESR; from the coding sequence ATGACGACGCGCAGGGGGGGCACGGCGGACGGACGGAACAGGGCGGGGACCCGCCCGAGTTGCGCGTCCGGCGGCGAGATCGTGCGCGATGGCCTGGGCGTTTCGCGCGGCATCGCTATCGGCACCCTTTACCTGCACGATTCCGGCACCATCGCCGTGCCCGAGCGGCGCATCACCGCCAACCGGCTGGACGCCGAATGCCTCCGCTTCACCGAGGCCGCCGCCAATGCCGGCCATCAGGTGGAGCAGCTGCAGGACAAGGCCGGGCGCTTAGGGGGTGCTGCGGGCGAGGAACTGGGCTACCTGCTGGACGCCTACCGCCAGATGCTGCACGGCTCGCGCCTGCTCAGGGGCGTGGAAAGCCGCATCCGCTCCGAGCGCATCAACGCCGAGGCCGCCGTCCAGCAGGAGATCAACGAGATCGTCCGCGGCTTCGAGGCCATGGAGGATCCCTACCTCGCCGCCCGCGTCGCCGACATCAAGGATATCGGGCGGCGCCTGCTGCGCGCGCTCACCAACACCGTCTATCGCCCCTTCACCGCCCTGCCCCGAAACGCGGTGATCGTCGCCGAGGAGATGACCCCGGCCGACACCGCCCTGCTCGACCCCGCTTTGGTGGCCGGCCTGGCCGCCGCGGTCGGCGGCAGCGAAAGCCACACCGCCATCATGGCCCGCTCGCTGGGCCTGCCCGCAGTGCTGGGCATCGCCGACCTGCTGACCGGCGCCAAGGGGGGCGAGACGGTCATCGTCGACGGCGCCAACGGCCTGGTGGTGATCAATCCCCTGCCCGAAACCCTGGCCCATTACCGCCGCGAGCGCGCCGCCTTCCTCAAAGCGCGCCGGGTGCTGGCCCGGCTCAAGGACGTGCCGGCGGTCACCCGCGACGGCGGGCGCATCGGCCTGCAGGCCAACATGGAGCTGCCCAACGAAGTGGCGTCCGTGCTGGATTCGGGGGCCGAGGGCATCGGCCTGCTGCGCAGCGAGTTCCTGTTCATGAACCGCGACGACGTGCCCAGCGAGGACGAACAGTACCGCATCCTGAAAGACGTCATCGAGCGCATGGGCGGGCGCAGCGTCACGGTGCGCACCTTCGACGCCGGCGGCGACAAGCTGGCCCCCGCCCTGGGCTGCACCATCGGCCCCAATCCCTCGCTGGGTCTGCGGGCCATCCGCTTGGGGCTTGCCCGCCAGGACCTGCTGGAGGCCCAGCTGGCCGCCATCCTGCGCGCCTCGGTCCACGGGCCCGTGCGCATCCTGATCCCCATGATCGCCACGGTGGGCGAACTGCGCGCCACCCGCGAGGTGATGAACCGGGTGGTGCGCCGCCTGCGCAAGGCCAAGGTCGCGCTGCCCGACCCGCTGCCGCCGCTGGGCGCCATGATCGAGATCCCCGGCGCGGCGCTGTCGGCCGACGCCATCGCCTGGCACGCCGATTTCTTCGCCATCGGCACCAACGATCTGGTGCAGTACACCCTGGCCATCGACCGCGCCGACGAGGCGGTGGCCCATCTCTACAACCCGCTGCACCCGGCGGTGCTGCGCCTGATCCAGTTCACCGCCCAGGCCGCCCAGCGGGCCAGCATCCCGGTCAGCGTCTGCGGCGAGATGGCCGGCGACCCCCGCTACGCGCCGCTGCTGCTGGGGCTTGGCCTGCGCGAGCTGTCCATGACCACGTCGAACCTGCCGGTGGTCAAGAACCGCATCCGCTCCATGTCGCTGGCCGCCGCCGAGGGACTGGCCCGCACCATCATGGAGCAGACCGATTCCGGCAAGATCGGCCAGTTGCTCGACGAATTCGAGAGCCGCTGA
- a CDS encoding extracellular solute-binding protein → MRALLTVLALLFAAPAGAETVHPVHGLAMHGAPKYGPGFRHFDYVNPEAPKGGEIRLAEIGGWDSLNPFIVKGDPPAGADLPFETLMVSSADEAFSEYGLIAETVEVPADRSWVVFNLRPKARWHDGKPITAEDVAFSFEILKAKGHPRYRFYYAAVDKVDVLGPRRVRFSFKPGDNRELPLIVGQLPILPKHYWQGRDFAATTLEPPLGSGPYKVAGFETQRTITYERVKDYWGADLPVRKGEHNFDRIRYDSYRDTTVALEAFKGGEYDWRSENEAKKWATAYEDWGALKDGRGKKQAFANQRPAGMQGYAFNLRRPLFADAKVRQALGLAFDFEWTNKTLFYGQYKRTGSFFANSELAATGLPSAAELKVLEPLRGQVPPEVFTAEFKPPATDGDGNIRPNLRLAMKLLEEAGWDVVDGKLMKDGKPFAFEILLVQPAWERITLPFARNLARLGIEASVRTVDTAQYKNRLDHFDFDMVVHVWGQSQSPGNEQLGYWGTESADEAGGQNLAGIKNPAIDALVEQVIAAPDRESLVARTRALDRVLLWNHYVIPQWHLGLDRVVWWDKFGMPEVIPANGVQLMTWWVKK, encoded by the coding sequence ATGCGCGCCCTGTTGACCGTCCTCGCCCTGCTGTTCGCCGCCCCCGCCGGGGCCGAGACCGTGCATCCGGTGCATGGGCTGGCCATGCACGGCGCCCCCAAGTATGGGCCGGGCTTCCGGCACTTCGACTACGTCAACCCGGAGGCGCCCAAGGGCGGCGAGATCAGGCTGGCCGAGATCGGCGGCTGGGATTCGCTCAACCCCTTCATCGTCAAGGGCGACCCGCCGGCCGGGGCGGATCTTCCGTTCGAGACACTGATGGTCAGCTCGGCCGACGAGGCGTTTTCCGAATACGGCCTGATCGCCGAGACGGTCGAGGTGCCGGCCGACCGCTCGTGGGTGGTGTTCAACCTGCGGCCCAAGGCCCGCTGGCATGACGGCAAGCCCATCACCGCCGAGGACGTGGCGTTCTCGTTCGAGATCCTGAAGGCCAAGGGCCATCCCCGCTACCGCTTCTATTACGCCGCCGTGGACAAGGTCGACGTGCTGGGGCCGCGCCGGGTGCGCTTCTCGTTCAAGCCGGGCGACAATCGCGAGTTGCCCCTGATCGTCGGGCAGCTGCCCATTCTGCCCAAGCATTACTGGCAGGGCCGCGACTTCGCCGCCACCACGCTGGAGCCGCCGTTAGGCAGCGGTCCCTACAAGGTGGCCGGCTTCGAAACCCAGCGCACCATCACCTACGAGCGGGTGAAGGATTACTGGGGCGCCGACCTGCCGGTGAGGAAGGGCGAGCACAATTTCGACCGCATCCGCTATGACAGCTACCGCGACACCACCGTGGCGCTGGAGGCGTTCAAGGGTGGCGAATACGACTGGCGCTCCGAGAACGAGGCCAAGAAATGGGCCACCGCCTACGAGGATTGGGGCGCGCTGAAGGACGGGCGGGGCAAGAAGCAGGCCTTCGCCAACCAGCGCCCGGCCGGTATGCAGGGCTATGCCTTCAACCTGCGCCGCCCGCTGTTCGCCGACGCCAAAGTGCGCCAGGCGCTGGGGCTGGCCTTCGATTTCGAGTGGACCAACAAGACCCTGTTCTATGGGCAGTACAAGCGCACCGGTTCGTTCTTCGCCAACTCGGAGCTGGCCGCCACGGGCCTCCCCTCCGCCGCCGAGTTGAAGGTGCTGGAACCCTTGCGCGGGCAGGTCCCGCCCGAGGTGTTCACCGCCGAGTTCAAGCCCCCCGCCACCGACGGCGACGGCAACATCCGCCCCAACCTGCGCCTCGCCATGAAGCTGTTGGAAGAGGCCGGCTGGGACGTGGTGGACGGCAAGCTGATGAAGGACGGCAAGCCCTTCGCCTTCGAGATCCTGCTGGTCCAGCCGGCCTGGGAACGCATCACCCTGCCGTTTGCCCGCAATCTGGCCCGCCTCGGCATCGAGGCATCGGTGCGCACCGTCGACACCGCCCAGTACAAGAACCGCCTCGACCACTTCGATTTCGACATGGTGGTGCATGTCTGGGGCCAGTCCCAGTCGCCGGGCAACGAGCAGTTGGGCTATTGGGGGACCGAATCCGCCGACGAGGCGGGCGGCCAGAATCTGGCCGGCATCAAGAACCCGGCCATCGACGCCCTGGTCGAGCAGGTGATCGCCGCTCCCGACCGGGAATCCCTGGTGGCGCGGACCCGGGCGCTCGACCGGGTGCTGCTGTGGAACCATTACGTCATCCCGCAATGGCATCTGGGCCTCGACCGTGTCGTCTGGTGGGACAAGTTCGGCATGCCCGAGGTGATTCCGGCCAACGGAGTGCAGTTGATGACCTGGTGGGTGAAGAAATGA
- a CDS encoding FecR domain-containing protein has product MCTCGKSGPSRRRLLTGMAALAAFGSLRPASAMTPKGGSLRRSDGAVLINGKPAQTGGAIAAGDTVAAGPGSQAVFTLGDDAFLLRADGAVTVSDGPEGRRIDLESGRLLSVFGPKVITLKTPHANVGIRGTAAYLEARPAATDICVCYGHAMLSPDAAPDKAEEVRTRHHDAPRRIFGPGRQPAIEPFMVTNHTDEELVMLEALVGRVPPFVTR; this is encoded by the coding sequence ATGTGTACCTGCGGAAAATCCGGCCCAAGCCGCCGCCGCCTGCTGACCGGCATGGCGGCCCTGGCGGCCTTCGGTTCCTTGCGTCCGGCCTCGGCCATGACGCCCAAGGGCGGCAGCCTGCGCAGAAGCGACGGCGCGGTCCTGATCAACGGCAAGCCCGCCCAGACGGGCGGCGCCATCGCCGCCGGCGACACGGTGGCCGCCGGTCCGGGCAGCCAGGCGGTGTTCACGCTCGGCGACGACGCCTTCCTGCTGCGCGCCGACGGCGCGGTGACCGTCTCCGACGGCCCGGAAGGGCGCCGGATCGATCTGGAAAGCGGCCGGTTGCTGTCGGTGTTCGGCCCCAAGGTCATCACGCTGAAGACCCCCCACGCCAATGTGGGCATCCGCGGCACCGCCGCCTATCTGGAGGCCCGCCCGGCCGCCACCGACATCTGCGTCTGCTACGGCCACGCGATGCTGAGCCCCGACGCCGCCCCGGACAAGGCGGAGGAAGTGCGGACCCGCCACCACGACGCGCCGCGCCGCATCTTCGGCCCCGGCCGCCAGCCGGCCATCGAGCCCTTCATGGTCACCAACCACACCGACGAGGAACTGGTGATGCTGGAAGCCCTGGTGGGCCGGGTGCCGCCCTTCGTGACGAGGTAA